From Deltaproteobacteria bacterium:
TTATGGAGCCAAGAGGGTACTGGACGGGCAGATCCTCTATAAAGATTTCTTTCAATTCTATCCTCCCGGTGATTTCTACCTACTTGCCTTTGTGTTTAAGCTCTTTGGATACAGCTTTATCATTGCCAGGGAAACTGCCGTGGTAATTGACAGCCTTATAAATACTCTTCTTTTCTATCTTAGTTATAAAGCGATAAAATCATGGTACGCAATCTTATCACCACTTTTTTTCCTTATTCTGGGATATCCAAATTGGATGCAATATAGCCACTATTGGTCGAGCATGCTGTTTCTATTTATATCGCTTGCCTTTTTTCTGAATTATCTCGAACAAAATAAGATCACCTATCTCTACTTGACCGGCATCTTTACAGGCATAACAGGTCTGTTCCTTCAGACGCCGGCCGTGTATGCTATTTTATTAATATTGCCGGTTTTGATTTTGGAGAAAAGAAAAGAACAAGGCTTTGGTAAAAAAGTCTTCTTATTTTTAATGGGTATTGGCGTTCCATTGATTATTGTATTTGGGTATTTTGTATGGCAAGGGGCTTTCTTTGATTTTATAAAAGAACAATATACTATGAGTAAGGTATATTCGGAAACACAAACATTTAATCCGATAGTGCTCTATTTTCAGCACGTTAACGAGTTTAGTGTCATTTTTATGCTCTATACAAGTATAGCAATTCTCTCCGGTGTTGCTTTAATCTTTTTCAGGAAGAAGCTCTCAAATCCAGTAAAAATAATCCTTATAGGCAATATCGTTCTGTTTTTTACCAGCAGCAGCCGAATGGACTTTGAGCATATACTCGTAAATTCAGCAATCGTATTCATTGTGGTTCTTATTCCTGTAAAATGGTTTTTGGACTATCTGAGAAATAAATATAATTGGGCATTTAAAGGCGCAATTATTGTATGGACCGTCACAGCTGTTATTCTTATTCTCTGGGGCGTTATTTCAATGAAAACAAACATCCACGCTATAGAGGCAAGTGCTTATCAGATTAATTTTAATGGTACACAGGTATGGACATTTAATGAGAAAGAGGCATATGAAATCAATGAGTTTTTTCCGCAGGTAGAAAAGATATTGAATGGGGATAAAAATGTGTTTGTGTATCCTTATGGCCCGCTGATTTATGTCTTAATGAATTTCAACAATCCCCTATATTTCGACTATGCACCTGTTTATGTTAATAACAATAATTTAATCAATACATTTGCTATGCCAATAATACAATTGTTAAAAGCAGATAACATTAAGTATATAATTTACTGTGGTTGGCCAAAAGATTATGTTAATGCAGTATTAGCATTAGAAAATAGACAGTACCATATAAACGCACTTGATATATTTATCAGGGCACATTATTCCCCGGTATTAAGAGTAAACGACTTAATTCTTTATAAGAAGCGTTCATGACGGACGAACGGGGGAGGTCTATTCATGAGAAATACCGTAATAAAGTATTGAAGGATGACCAGCTCAAACGCATGTGCAAAAGAGGGCAAAGCATTGGATGATGGCGTTAAGGGTCCTCGTAACCAGTGGATTCATTTATTGTGCAACGATAATAAAAGAATCCACCCCTTAATCATATTGCTGTTATTTTTCTTTCTAGCGGCTGTGTTGACCTACCCGCTCTGTTTTATGATTAACGGTAGGTATATACCTTCTTTCCATCATTCTTATCTTATTGACCCTTTGCTGAACGTATATATTCTCGGATGGAATATACATAAAATCTTATCTTTAAATTTACATCACTATTTTGATGCAAATATCTTTTATCCTTATAGATATACGCTTGCCTATTCTGAAAACCTTATCACCACTGCTTTGCTGTTCGCATTGCCTGTTTACTTGATCACAAAAAATATTATTATCGCATACAATATCACCATGTTTGCCGGTTTTGTGCTCTCAGGCTGGTTTATGTATATACTCACAGAACATTTGACGAAAAAAACTGTACCTGCGGTATTGGCCGGCATACTGTTCTCGTTTTCTTCATTCAGGTTTGCATACCTCGGTAATATTCAGATGATCACTGCCATGTGGATTCCGCTGACCATCCTTTATATCCACAAATATTTTGAAACCCACAAATACAGTTATATTGCATTTGCCTCTCTTTTCTTTGTCCTCAATGCGGGAGCATGTGCTTATTACATGATATTTCTGTCTATATGGGTGTTTTGTATGTTCTTCTTTTTTGGTCTGGCCGAGGTAAGAGCTATAAAGAAAACAATGATGGGGTTTTTGATATTCGTGTTTTTAAGTTCATTAGGCACCTTTCCTATTTATTATCCTTATTTGAAATTACAAGGATTGATGGAACTGCAAAGGTCTTTGCTATCTGTTAATAGTTATGCTGCTCCTATAAATATTCTCTCAGGTGGAATTATTATTCCTTTATCCCTTATGATGAATTTCGTAAAAAAAAACGGCATGGGCTGGGGCACAGAGAATAAAAAAAATCTATTGTTTTATACGATAATGGCGTATTTGTTTATTCTGCTAAGTATTGGACCGTACCTCCTTTTAAAGAATAATTTGTTTAATCCTATTTACATATTATTGTACAAATACATGCCGGGTTTTAATGTAATAAGAAATCCTGGCAAGTTTTGGACGATGATTTATTTAGCAGGGGGTATGCTGTTTGCTTATGCATTAACATTAAAAAATAAACCTTTATCAATCCTTATTATTATTATTATCATTATGCGGAGCATAAACATGCCTATACATATGACTTCCTTACCGGACAACGGAAAGGTGCCTGCTGTGTATGCATGGCTTAAAAAGCAGAAGGGTGAATTTGCAATAACAGAAATGCCGCTGACTGTGTTAACCAATCACGATGATTGCGCAGCAGCATGGTCATCGCTTTACAGTCAAGGTGACTACACTGTAGTATTTAAACAACCATTATCTTTAAGCTTTTTATTCTATGGACTAAAGGAACACGAAAGAGAGTATTATAGCCTGTATCATTTTAAAAAGTTGTTCAATGGTTATAGCGGATATTGGTCTAATTTATATTTGGCTTCACTGAGGTTTACCCCCACAGAGCAGCTTGCATTATTCAAAGCTATAGACATCAAATATATCATTGTCCACAAGGATGAATTTCAGGATCAACAGACGCTTGCCAATCTGGTATATCTCTTGAACACCAGTGATGTCGCTTTATTTAAGAAGGTCTATGATTCTCAAAATACATTGGTATACGAGATACTCGATCGGAATGAAGCCTTTGATCCGGATAAGACTTATTTAAAGGATTACGCATTTCAAATATTCTTTAAAAGAGAACATACTCAATCAGGCTCAGTGGCAATTATGCCATACATAGAAAACAGAGGAGACAGACCTGCGGTATTTCTATATGAAAATCACCTTACACTTGAAACGCTGTCTGTGGACAACAAGGTTATTCAGAAGACAAAGCTTGATTATATACCTTTTTCAGCTCCATTCTTATTGCCCGGTGACTCAGCACCATTTGTGTTTACCGTAGCATCTTCGCAAAGTGTACTTTTCACTCCAAATGTATATAAGATTAGATTTATTCAGGATGGCACAATCATTTGGGAGTCTTTGAGAAATAAACTTGTCGTAGAATAGTAACTATAAGAGTTCAATGGAATTATATTGTAGTGTCGTTCGTCAGACGTTGCCGCTTTCGGCTGTGATACATCATTCTATACTCATGGGAGACAGTCATAATCGCTTACGGACGTATATAGTATAAGAAGGTACTGCTTGCTTGAATACATAATGGGTGATTATCCACTGTAATATTATATTTTGGGCAGTATCGAATACACATGAATTTATATTTCTATAAGGTTGATATTTTAACAGTGTTAAATAATTATCTAATATAACATAATGAGGTTTTGACTTCTCAAGCTGTCTGATCACAATCTCTGCTTGTGCTTTTGTGTTATAACAAGGAGTATAAGTATTCAGCATAGTAGGATTTTCAGCACCCGATAGAAAATAGAACATGGGAGACCAATAAAGAATAAAAACTTTTTTGGGAAAATGTCCATCAAATACCTCTACTAAGGATAATACGTCGGGTTCAATCTTTTGCATGGGAGATTTATTAGGCAATTGAGGGAAAGCAATCATTCCTGCAAACATTTGTTTCTTAACACAATATGAAGAATGTATAAAATTATCTGTTCCCCGGTAATATCTTGCCGACTCGTATACGGTCACTAAAGACAAAAGAAATAAACAAGTAAATAATATTCCCTTTGATAATCTTCTGTTTGTAAGATAATTTTCTATCAGTATAATAATAAACAATATGTCCAGAGGTAAATAAAAGATAAAGAGATTTCCTGTTGGATTTATCATCGTACTTGCAAAACCAGCTATTAAAATTACGGTTACGGTCATAATTGTTGTATCATCTCTATGGGGCGTTTTTATTGGATTAATATCCTTTATAAGGAATGCAATGCCCGTAAGCATCACTATAAAAACAAATATATAATCTGCAAAAATATGTATCAAAATAAGTTCAACAGATTTAAACATTACGGGGTAATAAATAATTTGTTTTATGTAGGAAGCATTGTTTGTCATTGTATAATGTCCCCATGGCCATATAAAAAGATCATAGAGCATTGGGTTTAATGCACCTGCCAAATAAAATAAGACAAATACAAACAATACAGGAACAAAAAAACCCATGCTCAGATAACCAAAAGATTTGGCAGCATCTTTTAATGAACCGTCTCTGTATCTGAAATACCAGGCAATAAATATAACCAGCATACCATAGAGAGCTAATCCTGTACTCTGCATGGTCAGAAATACAAAAGCCGTGGCGATCCCAGGGATTATCCATTTAACGTTGATACGATGATCATCCAGCGTGCATTTTATTGTTAAAAACAGAGTAAGGATAATGCCGTCAAGTGCAAACCAGTGATGACTCACAGAAAAATAACGAGATGAGTATCCGATCATTATCACGGAAGGTATAAACATCATGAATTTATTTTTTATGATACGCAATGACGTAAACCACAGAATTACAACTGCTAATCCGTTCGCTATTACAATAGTTAGCCGTGCGACCTTCAGGCTGGTACCAAAAAACCAATACGCTATGGCAACTATATAATCAGTAAAGGGAGTTACTATATCAAAGAAGTCCCTGTATAATACCTGACCATCCAGTATCCTCTTCGCTCCGTATATTGCTATACCTTCATCCCAATTCGACCCGTTCCCCAAATATGATATTAAATGAAAAGGTAAATAAATTGTTAACACAAAAAGTAAAAAAGCTACAAGATAGGGCATCAATCTTTTGTATTCATATTTGCCTGAGTTCAAGTATGCCTCCTTTTGATTTATATTATTGCGTAAGACGCTGTACAATTCAAGTGTATGAACAATAAGGCACATATCTTATATATGTATGATTTTTGTACTGAGAGCGTTTTCATGATCGAATTAACCATATCATGCATACAGATACCCGAGGGCTTGCAGACTGGGTCAAAATAGCTTGAGACAGAATAATAGAAGGGAATTGGCCGATGAGTCTCCACTGTTAACAGACCATTTTAGAGCTTCACAGCAAGTTTTATCTTAATTCATATATGTAGTAGAAATCATCGATTTTTCGCGATATTTTATAATTATGGCTTATATAATTCAATAATGGATCATTCTTTATATTGAATACTTCCGGATTTACATTGCGCCAGCGTGCTTGTTTTAAGTCATTAAGATAACCATCAATAATTACAAGCTTTGGCTTGAAATATTCTAATTGTTCGATGACTTTATTGGCTTGAGCCCTTGTATTATAAACGGGAGTGTAGGTGTTCAGCACAGTAGGATTGTTGGTCCCGGTAATAAAATATATTGACGGAGACCAGAAGAGAATGAATGAATAGCGCGGAAATTTAATTTTCAAGAGAGAATCAATACTATCGGCACTCGTGTCAGGCAGAATAATTTTACCAGCTGCAGTTTTAACTTCTATAGAAGGCATATCAGATATTACATAATTATAAGTCTTTTGATACCAGTTATAGGATAACGCAACTGTGCCTATCAGGTAACATAGACTAATTGTTTTTAGAATATATCCGGCGAAGCCTCTATCGCTATGCTGTACAATAAAAAATACTAAGACTAAGAAGAATGGAAAGTAAAGGAGAAGCCTCAAACTGGAAGGATTGATATATTCACTAATAAATAATGTTGATAAAATCAGTAATAAAAATAAAAACTTATCTTCGAATATTTTATTTTTCCAATACTGTTGAATAATATAAATTGCACCGACAAAAAAGAGCATAATAGGAAAATATATTATTACGCCCAATGAAACAAACAATACATCAATAATGCTTACGGGCAATCTTTTAAGGCCAATAAATTCGTAGATACTGGGAAAATGCAAAAAATGTGTAAAAGATACATTATTCGTAACAACGTAATGTCCCGCTGGCCATATAAATATATCGTATATAAAATTATGCAAGCCACCCTTTATCATAAAGAATATCAGTGTAGCAATTATGGGGAGCCAGAAGCTGAGAGAAAATAAGATGAACTCTGTTGGAAATAAATTGGGATTTGAAGGTATTTCCCTATCATAAACGGATAGGCCTTTTAATGTGGTAAAATGAATTGAAGATTTTTTCCTTTTTATGAGATTCAGTACAATGCGGATTACAAAGTATAGAGATAAAATACCGTATAATGCCAATCCCGTACTCTGTAAGAATAATAAAGTAAGTGAAGTCCCAAGTCCTGCGAGTAACCATTTTAGTGCTTTATTATTATCAAAGAGCATCAATAGAAACAAAGTTAAAGTAGCGAAAAAAATGGCAAACGCGTGATGACTGACAGCTCCATAATCTAAGTCGGAAATATAGCTGAGCATCAGCAATACAGGTGGAATATACGCGAGCTTTCTGCCCTTTATAAGTTTGCGTGATATGATTAATAACATTACCACATTCAATGAATTTGTTATAATGATAGAAAGCCGTGCAGCCTTTAGCGTTGTCCCGAATAGTTTAAATATAAGAGCAAGCAGATAATCCGTGCCAGGCGTTACTATGTCAAAAAAATCTTTATAAAGAGTCTGTCCCATAAGAATTCTTTTTGCGCCATAGAGTGCTATCCCTTCATCGACGTTTAAAAGCAATAGTAAATAATAATGTAAGGATAGAAGGATCGTTAAAATAAATAAAATGAATGCTGTGATCCAGTCTTTGTAATTTAGGCCATTTTTATTTAACATATAACCAGATATTTTCCTTAGTGCTTTTTGAATCGGTATACATAATAGTCATCATGGTATCTAAAGATAAGGTCAAATTGTTTGCCCAGAGATGTAGCATTTGCAATAGCGGAGAACATTGGAAGATTAGATTCAACCCATTTCTTGTTCAGTATGACGAATTTAATCCTATGCTCCTGCATAACATGTATTAATTCAAATAGGTTGCTAAACCACATATCTGGGAATAGCACCCAGAAATCTTTATCAAAAAGATATTGCGTGGGTCCAAGGGAATAATAAGGCATATAAAATCTAATGTTATTTAATAATTTATATTTTCTTAAATCTTTCAGATTAATTATCCCTATCTTATCCAATTTAATTATATCATTTTTATGTTGGGCTTGAGAAAAGTCTACAAATACAGAAAATGCATCCTTAAGCTTATAAGGATCGTTAATATTATTATAGTATATGTATCCCGGTGTAGATAATACATCCAATGGGCTTATCATGCCATGTAAATTCAATGTATAGCTTAGATCTTTAGACACTTTCTTCACGATATAAAAAAATGCGACCTCGCTTATGCTGTCTTTTATGGTTCCATACCTCGGTTGATCAACATAAACTATTGAATGAGAATAGGGGTGGAATGTTTTAGGCTCTACAATTGGAGCAAACATGGTTACGTAAATAACAAGTAATATACTAAGAGGTTTGAACAGCATCTTTGGTTTAATATCAGCTAAAACAGCCCCTGCTGGTACATAAAACAGTGAGGTTAATGCAACCGGAAGATATGTCCCCTTTTCTAGATAAGCCACCATGGATATAAATACTACAAACCCTAGAATGACAATACTATTCTCAAGAACAATCTTTTTATATGGCTTTTTGAAGATAAGCAGAATTACAGCAGCGACAATATAGTACTGAAGTTTTAAACACATACTATAGATCCGAAAAACATCGACAAGATGAAGTAGAAGGGGCAGTGTATTAGAGTAGATAGATATTAAAAATGTTAAAAACACATTAGATAATTCATTTTTTAGAGATGGAAAATATATGTTCTGATTTTGTGCCATGATAACTATGTTTCCTGATTGTAAGGTGTAATTATAAAATGGATTGAGATAAACGATGGTGTTCACAATTAATTGTGGTAAGCTGCCCAATATGGTTCCCCCAATTAAATAGCCTATTATGGGTAGATACAATCTTGTGCCTTTTCCATAATGTTCTATCACTATTATTAATATGTATATTAATATAAAAACAATACTATATTGTTTTATTATTGATGCGATCCCAATGATCAGTCCTACAAAAAACCACGTTTTATTCTGCCCTGGTGCTTTTAATAAAAGATAGAAAGTCCATAGCAAAAGTGAAGCTACTAAAATGTCCTGATTCTCCCCGATAGAGCCAAAAATAATGTGCGAGTTTATGCCGACAATAAAAGCAGTCAATAAAGCCCATAAAATATTCCTAAACATGATAAAGGAGATCTTATAAACAAGATATACCAAAAGCCCGCCAGAAATTGCACAGAGGAGCTTTGCAGAAAAGAGATAATTTCTCGTGAAAATGCTTATGATGTTTAGTAGTAAGGGATAGCCAGGGCTGTAATATCCCGTAAGAATCTTTGGATTTCCAGTGAATTGTAATATCGCAGAGAACTCTGTGGGAAAAAAATCTGAACTGTTAATATACCAATCAAACTTTAGTATAAGAAAAAGATAAAACCCAAACGCTAAACAGCCAATAACTATAGGCAGCAGATTGTTTAAAGTTTTCTTGCTCATGATAAAATTATTCTCTTAATAAAACGGGGCAATTTTCTTGAACAACCTTTTTTAATAAAAAGGAATAATTTGTGGGAGTATTATTATAACAGGCATTAAGTGCCTGGTTAAACCATTTACATGCATATTCCTTTGGATACCCCTCACTTAAATATTTGCAGCCTACGATGCTGAGGGAAAATGGAATTGGTTGCAGAAAGGGAGGGGGTAATATCGTTTTCAGCTCTTCAACGGTAAAGTATTTTGAAAAGATCCCCGGTAACGTATAATTGCATAATATCTTTGCATAAGTATCATTATATTTTAATTTTAGCTTATAAATATCAACATCAGAAAAGGGCAAATTGCGTATAAGCGTTAAAGTGTATAGGAGACTCATACCGGTTTTTAACTTATAATTTTGGAACAAATATGCTGATTGCTTTAATAAATATTCTGCGTAGGCATTATCCCCTTTCTCAAGTACATCTGTAATCCCCTTATAATAATAGATAAACGGGCTGTAAGGAAAATCCTGTTCCATTATTCCTAAATACCTTTTAGACTCTTTAGCATTGCCATTTATCAGAGAGGTATTTATTATATTGGCTAAGAAGACAGGGTCTTCTTTATATGCTCTTTCAAAGCCTTTAAAACAACTTATATCATCCTTCCCTAAATGACTAAACTTTAGGGTGATCACGGAGATTGAAATTATTATGGTAAACAATGCAAGATAATATATGTACTTATAAATTACCTTCCCGCTTATTAACCTATATAGACTTATTAGTATATACCCTATAATACAGGTTAACCCTGCGAAAGGAAGTAAAAGGTAATGATCATAACCCTGTGAGGCAAGAAACATATTATATATGAACTGGGGGACATTTACTATACCACTTCCAGGAATAATATTTATTCCATACCATAACAACCAAAAACTGATGAAGGGCAGCGTACGCCTATAATGCCAGATAATAAAGAGTATAAAAAGAATAAAGAGAATGGATATAATAATCATCGGGTTTAGCCATGAAAACATGGGTAATGGCGTATAATAAGGCAACATATTAAGAGGAAGGATTTGGGTTAATGGGTATGAAAATAAACCGGCAGTATTGATTATCGCCATCTGTACGTGATTGGATATGGGCATAGGGGAAGCTTTAACTCCATAGATTAATAAAAAGTACACAATACCAGATGTTATGCTAATTATTATTCCTCCAACATACCATTTGAATGCTTTTTTGAGCTTTGAAGGGTAAAATAAGAAATCATAGAAGAAAAACATCACCGGCAATGTAATGGCAGTAGCTTTGCTCATTAAGCCCAGTATCCACAAGATAATACCTATAGTCAGTGTAGACCTCTTGTCAGTTTCGCGATACGACATATAGAGGGTAAAAGAGCTGAATATAAACATATTTGCCAGTGTCGTCTTAAGCTCGGACATTGCCATTATTGATTCTGTCTGGATAGGTGCAATAAGAAAGAATAGAGCGGATACAATTGCCATAGATTTATTTTTCATCATCTTAAGGACAATAAGATAGATAAGGAAACTATCTATTATATGTAATAATAGATTTACTACATGGAACATAGGACTATTTAATCCAAAAAACTGATATATGAGCATGTACACGGATAGATGAAGAGGTTCATATTTTAGTGTAAATGTATGAGTAAAAATGCATTCAAGATGGTTGAAACTTATACCTTTTATACATGGATTATTAACAATATAGATAGCATCATCTGGATTGGCTAAGGGCAGAAAATGTGAAACAAACACAATATTGTATATTATTAATCCAATAATTGTAAATGATAAAAATACAACGGTATTGAAGAAAAAATCCGTTTTTTCATTTATAATGAATTCTTGCTTAAATTTTTGCCACGCTTGTTTCATGTATAATATGTTTTATATACATTATTAACCATAATCAATATAATTCATGAGCGGCAATGGGTTTAATTTGCTATTACAAGGGAAGATATACCCAATTTAATCCTTTTTAAGAACATGAGCCACTATTAGATTATTTATTGTAAAGGGCATAAGAAAAAACATCAAGAGCTGCGTGACCTTTTCTCAATAGTTCGGTTAATGAAGAGACTTTACTAAGATGTTTCCATATATATGTTGGACGCAGATAAAAACGTTTGTGTGCAAGTTTTGTAAGGCTCTGAGCTTCTTCATACGATAAAGGATTCTCCCAGTAAGCTATGTAGGGTAGAGGACTTGGTCGTGTGGCAAAATCCATATAAAAATCATTGGCAATACCGCCACTTTTTATTGCATTGGTGTATAGCTCTGTTCCTGGTAAAAGAACCATATACATGAATTGTGCGTAATCTGGATCAATCTCTATGGCAAAATCTATTGTACGCAATGATGTTTCCTTTGGTCTTCCTGGTATACCAAGTATAAAATAAGTAACTACCTCAATGCCGGCGTCTTTTGTAAGCCTAACTGCATTACGTACCATGTCTGTGGTTATACCCTTTTTTAAATATTTTAAAGTTTCATCGTCTCCAACTTCCAATCCAAAATTAATTCTACGGCATCCTGCATGATATAATTGTTGAAGCATTTTAAGATTAATCTTATCTACCCTTGCCCGTATACTAAAGTTTACAGGAGACCCATTGCTTATAAGTCTTTGACAGATGTCTCCCACTCGTTCCTCACTGAAATTAAAGTTATCATCATAGAAGTTAATTTCCTTATATCCAATTTCAGCGCATTCAGATATTTCATCCACAACATTATCAGGAGATCTTGCTCTAATTGAACGAAAGGGAACATCACAAAAGGTGCATTTGAATTTACATCCTCTACTTGAAATCATTGTGGTCGAGAACGCACTTGTATCAGAAACAAATTTATAAGCCTTTTTAGGTACAAGTTTACGTGCAGGGAATGGAAGGGTGTCGAGATTCTCTATTAATGACCTCGGTGGCGTAACTAATAATGTGCCATTATGATTTAGATATATTCCAGGGATCTGTTCAAGGGACATGCCCTTTGCAAGAGCTTCAACAAGTTCTGTCATTACTTCTTCGCCTTCTCCGGGAACAACAGCATCTATATAAGGCAACATAGCTGTTTGAGCAGGGTATATAAATGCGTGCGGTCCTCCTATAACTACAAAAACATCTGGATTCACCTGTTTTGCCCTATGGGCTATTTCAAGTGTATCAAGAAGCGTTAAAGTGTAGGTACTGATGCCAACTATGTCTGGCTTGTATTTGCGGATCCTTTCTTCAATAGCATCATAAGAAAGGTTTTCAAGAGTAGCATCGAGCATAGCTACTTCATGATCAGTGGTGTAAGTTGTCAGATAACTGGCAATGTAAAGTAATCCTAACGGAGGTAAACGAGTTGTAAAATCTGCATGCCTCATGTAGTTTGGTGGATCTACAAACATCAATTGCCGATCTGTTGGATTTATTAATAGAATTTTCATTGTTTATTATAATCTAAAAAGCATTTATAGGAGTGGTATTATTACACATAAAATCATTTGATTGAAAAAAATATATATCTGAATACTCTAAGGGCGCGAATTAATAGATCATTCCACATCGATTTAGTTTTAAGAATTAGTAATATTCTGGCTGGATTTAAATAAAACCTGGCATATGCCCAATGATATAATCTAAAGAATTCTTTGTCTGGTACATTTGATCCGTTGAATGGTACACCATGGAAATCAAAATTAGTGGAATTTAGTTCCTCAATTGATTTTCCAGAAATTTCAAACTGTCTTAGTATTTCAGTTCCAGGGAATGGAGTAGCAATTAGAAAGATGGCCACTTGAAGCTTAAGTTTACAGGCAAAATTAATTGTAGATTTAATTTCCTCCTTTGTCTCAGTCGGAAACCCGAATACAAAAGTACCCCTAACAAAAAGGTTTTGTGATGCGGCATAATTTATTAAACGTTCAGCCTTTTCTAAATTTATATTTTTATGGATTAGCCTTTGAAGTCTCTTAGAAGCAGTTTCAATTGCTACAGTTAATTCTGCGGTCCCTGCTTTTTTCATAAGAGAAATTGTTTCTTCATCCAATAAATCTACTCTTATACCAGTAGGAAAAGAAAGCCTTACATCCAATGCATTAGAAATAATATTCTTAAAAATATCTTTATATCGATTTCTATCAAAATTAGCAACATCGTCTATTATTTCAAAATCTCTTATCTTATATTTTTCTGTTAAAACTTTCATTTCATTAATAACATTTAATGGAGTTCTTGCTCTAAATTTTTTGTCTCTTATGTTATAACAAAATATACAATGGAAAGGGCACCCTCTCGATGTAAGTAGGGACATATATGGGCGTACTCCAATATTGCTTTGACTCGTTAGTTTCGAATATTTATCATACTCGATAAGATCCCATGAGGGAAAAGGAAGTGCATCAAGATCTACCAT
This genomic window contains:
- a CDS encoding glycosyltransferase family 39 protein, yielding MKSIYDRLKSLAFSNGVKLLLACAVVFAISYFYLLYYRNAFYDLTADEGYIIYGAKRVLDGQILYKDFFQFYPPGDFYLLAFVFKLFGYSFIIARETAVVIDSLINTLLFYLSYKAIKSWYAILSPLFFLILGYPNWMQYSHYWSSMLFLFISLAFFLNYLEQNKITYLYLTGIFTGITGLFLQTPAVYAILLILPVLILEKRKEQGFGKKVFLFLMGIGVPLIIVFGYFVWQGAFFDFIKEQYTMSKVYSETQTFNPIVLYFQHVNEFSVIFMLYTSIAILSGVALIFFRKKLSNPVKIILIGNIVLFFTSSSRMDFEHILVNSAIVFIVVLIPVKWFLDYLRNKYNWAFKGAIIVWTVTAVILILWGVISMKTNIHAIEASAYQINFNGTQVWTFNEKEAYEINEFFPQVEKILNGDKNVFVYPYGPLIYVLMNFNNPLYFDYAPVYVNNNNLINTFAMPIIQLLKADNIKYIIYCGWPKDYVNAVLALENRQYHINALDIFIRAHYSPVLRVNDLILYKKRS
- a CDS encoding glycosyltransferase family 39 protein produces the protein MLNKNGLNYKDWITAFILFILTILLSLHYYLLLLLNVDEGIALYGAKRILMGQTLYKDFFDIVTPGTDYLLALIFKLFGTTLKAARLSIIITNSLNVVMLLIISRKLIKGRKLAYIPPVLLMLSYISDLDYGAVSHHAFAIFFATLTLFLLMLFDNNKALKWLLAGLGTSLTLLFLQSTGLALYGILSLYFVIRIVLNLIKRKKSSIHFTTLKGLSVYDREIPSNPNLFPTEFILFSLSFWLPIIATLIFFMIKGGLHNFIYDIFIWPAGHYVVTNNVSFTHFLHFPSIYEFIGLKRLPVSIIDVLFVSLGVIIYFPIMLFFVGAIYIIQQYWKNKIFEDKFLFLLLILSTLFISEYINPSSLRLLLYFPFFLVLVFFIVQHSDRGFAGYILKTISLCYLIGTVALSYNWYQKTYNYVISDMPSIEVKTAAGKIILPDTSADSIDSLLKIKFPRYSFILFWSPSIYFITGTNNPTVLNTYTPVYNTRAQANKVIEQLEYFKPKLVIIDGYLNDLKQARWRNVNPEVFNIKNDPLLNYISHNYKISRKIDDFYYIYELR
- a CDS encoding glycosyltransferase family 39 protein, which produces MSKKTLNNLLPIVIGCLAFGFYLFLILKFDWYINSSDFFPTEFSAILQFTGNPKILTGYYSPGYPLLLNIISIFTRNYLFSAKLLCAISGGLLVYLVYKISFIMFRNILWALLTAFIVGINSHIIFGSIGENQDILVASLLLWTFYLLLKAPGQNKTWFFVGLIIGIASIIKQYSIVFILIYILIIVIEHYGKGTRLYLPIIGYLIGGTILGSLPQLIVNTIVYLNPFYNYTLQSGNIVIMAQNQNIYFPSLKNELSNVFLTFLISIYSNTLPLLLHLVDVFRIYSMCLKLQYYIVAAVILLIFKKPYKKIVLENSIVILGFVVFISMVAYLEKGTYLPVALTSLFYVPAGAVLADIKPKMLFKPLSILLVIYVTMFAPIVEPKTFHPYSHSIVYVDQPRYGTIKDSISEVAFFYIVKKVSKDLSYTLNLHGMISPLDVLSTPGYIYYNNINDPYKLKDAFSVFVDFSQAQHKNDIIKLDKIGIINLKDLRKYKLLNNIRFYMPYYSLGPTQYLFDKDFWVLFPDMWFSNLFELIHVMQEHRIKFVILNKKWVESNLPMFSAIANATSLGKQFDLIFRYHDDYYVYRFKKH
- a CDS encoding B12-binding domain-containing radical SAM protein translates to MKILLINPTDRQLMFVDPPNYMRHADFTTRLPPLGLLYIASYLTTYTTDHEVAMLDATLENLSYDAIEERIRKYKPDIVGISTYTLTLLDTLEIAHRAKQVNPDVFVVIGGPHAFIYPAQTAMLPYIDAVVPGEGEEVMTELVEALAKGMSLEQIPGIYLNHNGTLLVTPPRSLIENLDTLPFPARKLVPKKAYKFVSDTSAFSTTMISSRGCKFKCTFCDVPFRSIRARSPDNVVDEISECAEIGYKEINFYDDNFNFSEERVGDICQRLISNGSPVNFSIRARVDKINLKMLQQLYHAGCRRINFGLEVGDDETLKYLKKGITTDMVRNAVRLTKDAGIEVVTYFILGIPGRPKETSLRTIDFAIEIDPDYAQFMYMVLLPGTELYTNAIKSGGIANDFYMDFATRPSPLPYIAYWENPLSYEEAQSLTKLAHKRFYLRPTYIWKHLSKVSSLTELLRKGHAALDVFSYALYNK